Proteins from a genomic interval of Rhodothermales bacterium:
- a CDS encoding thioredoxin domain-containing protein, whose protein sequence is MKARNFYIGLAALTFVIVVADIAYFSQLAVAEPAEEAVSQAPAPAAPESPAMAPDAPSAPEAAPAVVSSQCSYDEAIPPVAQYQNLVTFADPFQGNAGSGIQVVEYFDPNCPHCRTMHPIMKRVIETHSDKAQFFMVPFIVFSHSLPQIEALYVAAQDGKYLEMVDAQFEAQKPGGLSVDELAQLAAGMGIDAEVFARRVNRGLNRDAIAARREQARSIGLAGVPTVLINGRVVASASKSVECLQELIDAAAAEAEG, encoded by the coding sequence ATGAAGGCGCGCAACTTCTACATCGGTCTGGCCGCTCTCACGTTTGTGATTGTCGTCGCAGACATTGCCTACTTCAGCCAGTTGGCCGTCGCCGAGCCCGCAGAGGAAGCGGTCTCACAAGCACCGGCTCCTGCCGCGCCTGAGTCGCCTGCCATGGCACCCGACGCCCCGTCGGCCCCGGAAGCAGCCCCAGCAGTCGTCTCCAGTCAGTGCAGCTATGACGAGGCCATTCCGCCGGTAGCGCAATATCAGAACCTCGTCACCTTCGCCGATCCCTTCCAGGGCAACGCGGGCTCCGGCATCCAGGTGGTGGAGTACTTCGACCCCAATTGCCCGCATTGCCGCACGATGCACCCGATCATGAAGCGGGTCATCGAGACCCACAGCGACAAGGCGCAGTTCTTCATGGTGCCCTTCATTGTCTTCTCGCATTCGCTGCCCCAGATCGAGGCGCTGTATGTCGCTGCACAGGACGGCAAGTATCTGGAGATGGTCGATGCGCAGTTCGAAGCGCAGAAGCCTGGTGGGCTTTCTGTCGATGAACTGGCCCAGTTGGCCGCCGGCATGGGCATTGACGCCGAAGTCTTTGCCCGCAGGGTAAATCGTGGCCTCAACCGGGATGCCATCGCGGCCCGCCGGGAGCAGGCTCGTTCCATCGGTCTGGCCGGTGTGCCGACCGTGCTGATCAACGGCCGCGTCGTGGCCAGTGCCTCCAAGTCAGTGGAGTGCCTTCAGGAACTGATCGACGCAGCGGCGGCTGAGGCCGAGGGCTAG
- the tkt gene encoding transketolase — protein MEVEAVRTSSDVEDLSINALRFLAVDAVQKANSGHPGMPMGTAAMAYTLWSRHLKHDPQDPDWWDRDRFVLSAGHGSMLLYGLLHLFGYDLPMDELKQFRQWGSRTPGHPENFVTRGVETTTGPLGQGFANGVGMAIAERYLAAHFNRPGHMVVDHHTYGIVSDGDLMEGISHEAASLAGHLGLGKLIYLYDDNRITIDGGTDLSFTEDVGARFESYGWHVAYVEDGNDVEALDEALAQARAESGRPSLLVVRTHIGYGSPNKQDTAASHGSPLGPDEVRATKERLGWPVDAEFHVPDEVYEHLRQATDNGRSTHQRWRERLEDYRRDHPELAGQFRAWMSGELSPNWEDLIPAFTPGDDMASRKASGKVLAAIGPSLDNLIGGSADLSGSNLTFVPGRGDHQAESPEGGYFHFGVREHGMGGICNGMALHGGIVPYCATFLVFSDYMRPSVRLAALMGLQVIYVFTHDSIGLGEDGPTHQPIEHMLALRAIPGLDVYRPADAAETAEAWRAALRRTDGPSALALSRQGLPQLEGTAGAAAHGVARGGYVVRDCEGTPDVILMGTGSELQLAVGAADALVADGVAVRVVSMVCTDVFDRQDAEYRNAVLPPSVSARVAVEAGVSLGWERYVGLAGTTVAMDDYGASAPAKVLFEKFGFTVDAVVAAARRVMA, from the coding sequence ATGGAAGTAGAAGCCGTTCGCACCTCCTCCGACGTGGAGGACCTGTCCATCAATGCCTTGCGCTTTCTGGCGGTCGACGCCGTGCAGAAGGCCAACAGCGGCCACCCCGGCATGCCTATGGGCACGGCGGCCATGGCGTACACGCTCTGGAGCCGCCACCTGAAGCATGATCCCCAGGATCCCGATTGGTGGGACCGCGACCGCTTTGTGCTGTCGGCAGGGCACGGCTCGATGCTCCTCTATGGGCTGCTCCACCTGTTCGGGTACGATCTGCCCATGGACGAGCTGAAGCAGTTCCGTCAGTGGGGAAGCCGCACGCCCGGCCACCCTGAGAACTTCGTGACGCGTGGCGTCGAGACCACCACCGGTCCCCTGGGTCAGGGTTTCGCAAACGGCGTCGGCATGGCCATCGCCGAGCGCTATCTGGCGGCCCACTTCAATCGGCCCGGCCACATGGTGGTCGACCATCACACGTATGGGATCGTCTCTGACGGGGACCTCATGGAGGGCATCAGTCACGAGGCCGCCTCGCTGGCGGGGCACCTGGGCCTGGGCAAGCTCATCTATCTCTACGACGACAACCGCATCACGATCGATGGCGGGACCGACCTCTCCTTCACGGAGGATGTCGGCGCACGGTTCGAGTCCTACGGATGGCACGTGGCCTATGTGGAAGACGGCAACGACGTCGAGGCACTGGACGAGGCCCTGGCGCAGGCGCGCGCCGAATCCGGTCGCCCCTCACTGCTCGTCGTGCGCACGCACATCGGCTACGGAAGTCCGAACAAGCAGGACACGGCCGCCAGTCATGGCTCTCCCTTGGGGCCCGATGAGGTCCGAGCCACCAAAGAGCGTCTGGGATGGCCCGTCGATGCCGAGTTTCATGTGCCGGACGAGGTCTACGAACATCTGCGGCAGGCGACCGACAACGGTCGCTCGACGCACCAGCGGTGGCGGGAGCGGCTCGAGGACTATCGGCGGGATCATCCGGAACTGGCCGGGCAATTTCGTGCCTGGATGTCCGGTGAGCTGTCTCCGAACTGGGAGGACCTGATTCCCGCATTTACGCCCGGTGACGACATGGCCTCGCGCAAAGCCAGTGGAAAGGTGCTGGCAGCCATCGGTCCGTCGCTGGACAATCTGATCGGGGGGTCTGCCGACCTTTCCGGATCCAACCTGACCTTTGTGCCCGGTCGCGGTGACCACCAGGCCGAGAGCCCCGAGGGCGGCTACTTCCACTTTGGCGTGCGCGAGCACGGCATGGGTGGCATCTGCAACGGCATGGCGCTGCACGGCGGCATCGTGCCCTACTGCGCCACCTTCCTGGTGTTCAGCGATTACATGCGTCCTTCGGTGCGGCTTGCCGCACTTATGGGATTGCAGGTGATCTACGTCTTCACTCACGACTCCATCGGACTTGGCGAGGACGGCCCGACGCACCAGCCCATCGAACATATGCTGGCCCTGCGGGCGATTCCGGGGCTGGATGTGTACCGGCCGGCCGACGCGGCGGAGACCGCTGAGGCCTGGAGGGCAGCGCTCCGGCGCACCGACGGTCCGAGCGCCCTGGCGCTGTCCCGGCAGGGCCTGCCTCAACTGGAAGGCACCGCCGGCGCGGCCGCGCACGGTGTGGCCCGTGGGGGCTACGTGGTTCGCGACTGCGAGGGCACGCCCGATGTCATCCTTATGGGCACCGGCTCCGAGCTGCAGCTTGCCGTGGGTGCGGCGGATGCGCTGGTCGCCGACGGTGTGGCTGTGCGTGTGGTCAGCATGGTGTGCACGGACGTGTTTGACCGTCAGGATGCCGAGTACAGGAACGCCGTGTTGCCTCCGTCGGTCAGCGCGCGCGTTGCCGTGGAAGCCGGCGTCAGCCTGGGCTGGGAACGCTATGTCGGCCTGGCCGGCACCACCGTCGCCATGGATGACTACGGCGCCTCTGCTCCGGCCAAGGTTCTGTTTGAAAAGTTCGGCTTCACGGTCGATGCGGTGGTTGCCGCCGCCCGACGGGTGATGGCCTGA